The genomic window GCCGACTGCGTGTCGGCGGTCGCGTGCTCGACGGCGTCGGCGATCACGTCCAGCGCGGTGTCGGCCAGGTCCCGCGTGAGCACCAGCGGCGGGAGCAGTCGGAGGACGTTGCCGTGCCGGCCGGCCGTCCAGACGAGGACGCCGTGCTCGAAGCAGTACTGCTGGATCGCGTCGACGGCGTCGCCGTCGGGCGCGCCCTCGCCGTCGACGAACTCCGCGCCGATGAACAGCCCCTTGCCGCGGACCTCGCCGAGGCGGGGGTTGCTCTCGCCGATCGCCCGCAGGCGAGCGCGGATGTGGTCGCCGAGGTCGCGGGCGTGTGCCAGCAGGTCGTGTTCCTGCACGTACTCGATGGTGCGGGTCCCGGCCCGCATGGCGACGACGTGGCCGCGGTAGGTGCCGGCGTGGTCGCCCGACCCCCACGTGTCGAGTTCCTCGCGGTACATCGTCGCGGACAGCGGGAACCCGGTGCCGCCCAGCGCCTTCGCCGAGGTCATGATGTCCGGCGTGACCCCCTCCCAGTCGCAGGCCCACCACTCGCCGGTGCGGCCCATCCCGCTCTGGATCTCGTCGAACATCAGCGGGAGGTCGTTGTCGTCGGCGATGTCGCGCAGCCCCGACAGGAACCCCTCCGGAGGGGTGACGACGCCGCCCTCGCCCTGGATCGGCTCGACGAAGATGCCCGCCGGGTTGGCGAGGCCGCCGTACGGGTCCTCGACGATCTCCTTGACCTCCTCCAGCGCGTGCTCGACCGCGGCGTCCGGCTCCTTGTCCTGCCGGAACGGGAAGGGGTACGGCGCGTGGACCGTCTCCGGCAGCAGCGGCGTGTAGTCGTCCTTGAACCCCTTGTTCGACGTGATGCTCATCGCGCCGCTGGTCGCGCCGTGGTACGACCCGCGGAAGGCGATCAGGCCGTCGCCGCCGGTGTTGTACTTGGCGAGCTTGATCGACGCCTCGACGGCGTCGCTGCCGGTCGGACCGCCGAACACGACGCGGTTGTTGTCACGGAGGCCAGCGGGCGCGATCTCGTTCAGCTTCTCGATCAGGTCGAGGCGAGCCTCGCTCGGGAAGTCGACCGTGTGGACGAGCTTGTCCGCCTGCTCGTGGACGGCCTCCAGCACGTACGGGTTCGCGTGCCCCACGTTCAGCACGCCGATGCCCGCGAACATGTCGATGTAGGTGTTGCCGTCGGCGTCGCGCACCGTCGCGCCCTTGCCCTCCTCGAACGCGACCGGGATGTCCTCGGGGTAGGCGACCGCGCTGCTGTCTATCTCGCGCTGCCGTTCGAGCAGCCGCCGGGACTCCGGCCCGGGCACGCTGCCGACGTTCGGTGCGTCGTCGTAGTGAAGGTCCGCTATCGGTGGTCCTGCCGTCATACCCGACACCATGTGGAACGGTAATAAATAGTTTGTCCACGGAAAGTACGTGTGTTGTACACAGATACTGATA from Halostella salina includes these protein-coding regions:
- a CDS encoding aspartate aminotransferase family protein translates to MTAGPPIADLHYDDAPNVGSVPGPESRRLLERQREIDSSAVAYPEDIPVAFEEGKGATVRDADGNTYIDMFAGIGVLNVGHANPYVLEAVHEQADKLVHTVDFPSEARLDLIEKLNEIAPAGLRDNNRVVFGGPTGSDAVEASIKLAKYNTGGDGLIAFRGSYHGATSGAMSITSNKGFKDDYTPLLPETVHAPYPFPFRQDKEPDAAVEHALEEVKEIVEDPYGGLANPAGIFVEPIQGEGGVVTPPEGFLSGLRDIADDNDLPLMFDEIQSGMGRTGEWWACDWEGVTPDIMTSAKALGGTGFPLSATMYREELDTWGSGDHAGTYRGHVVAMRAGTRTIEYVQEHDLLAHARDLGDHIRARLRAIGESNPRLGEVRGKGLFIGAEFVDGEGAPDGDAVDAIQQYCFEHGVLVWTAGRHGNVLRLLPPLVLTRDLADTALDVIADAVEHATADTQSA